The following are encoded in a window of Prochlorococcus marinus str. MIT 1013 genomic DNA:
- a CDS encoding AMP-binding protein encodes MTKTNSKKNIFASKDALAFWIPNRKEEKALNRRSQLEMITQVDEIWELLKVQLRDVLAVDSPHTFHPESFTYEELAVNISKAAFAFSQMGVEPDDVVALFAENSPRWLIADQGLMRIGATNSVRGATAPPSELRYILEDSNAVGLIVQNSEVWERLSLDDDQINSLKFVLQLEGKACEGVLEWESFLKKGFNKENVSKREKIIERQPTRIATILYTSGTTGKPKGVPLTHSNLLHQIRSLACVANPSPGEPVLSVLPIWHSYERSAEYYFFSCGCTQTYTSIRHLKEDLPKVKPIVMATVPRLWESIKLGFEDAVDKMPRLRKTLIKSAISNSKAYKLARRKLYFLTIDSVSTLEQITSFIEMLLRYPIHRISSIYLWPKILTKICGGRLRFPISGGGAIAPHIDSFFEALGVELLVGYGLTETSPVLTCRRPWRNIRGGAGQPLPETKIKIVDPETFQIKKLRQKGLVFARGPQIMSGYLGKESESKKVLDASGWFNTGDIGMLLADGSLILTGRAKDTIVLSSGENIEPGPLEECLIASPLIEQALLLGQDQKYLAALIVPRIDHVKGWLAERGVNTQVVLGLSPENHELRQALRLEMNKVLANRLVSRREERLFSIALVEPFTIENGLLTQTLKQKREKIIQRDLKLINEIYGL; translated from the coding sequence ATGACAAAAACTAACTCAAAAAAAAATATTTTTGCCTCTAAAGATGCTTTGGCTTTTTGGATCCCTAATAGAAAAGAGGAAAAAGCACTTAATAGAAGATCTCAACTTGAGATGATTACTCAAGTTGATGAGATTTGGGAGCTATTAAAAGTTCAGTTGAGAGATGTATTAGCTGTTGATTCTCCGCATACTTTCCACCCAGAAAGCTTTACCTATGAAGAACTTGCGGTAAATATTTCTAAGGCAGCATTTGCTTTTTCTCAAATGGGAGTAGAACCTGATGATGTGGTTGCTCTTTTTGCAGAGAATAGTCCTAGATGGCTTATTGCCGATCAAGGTCTTATGCGGATAGGTGCAACAAACTCTGTTAGAGGTGCGACTGCTCCACCAAGTGAGCTTAGATATATTCTTGAGGATTCAAATGCGGTTGGATTGATTGTTCAAAACTCCGAGGTCTGGGAGAGACTTTCGCTTGATGATGATCAAATAAATAGTTTGAAATTTGTTCTTCAACTTGAAGGTAAAGCTTGTGAAGGCGTTTTGGAATGGGAGAGTTTTTTGAAGAAAGGATTTAATAAAGAAAATGTAAGTAAACGGGAGAAAATAATTGAGAGACAGCCAACAAGAATAGCAACGATTTTATATACTTCTGGAACGACAGGTAAGCCTAAAGGCGTTCCACTAACACACTCTAATTTATTACATCAAATCAGGTCTCTTGCGTGCGTAGCAAACCCTTCTCCAGGAGAGCCAGTATTAAGTGTTTTGCCAATTTGGCATTCATATGAACGTAGTGCGGAATATTATTTTTTTTCTTGTGGTTGTACTCAAACTTATACATCAATTAGGCATCTAAAGGAAGATTTACCAAAGGTTAAGCCAATAGTAATGGCAACTGTTCCAAGGCTTTGGGAATCAATAAAGTTGGGGTTTGAGGACGCTGTTGATAAAATGCCAAGGCTGAGAAAGACCTTGATAAAAAGTGCGATTTCTAATAGTAAGGCATATAAACTGGCACGAAGAAAACTTTATTTTTTGACTATTGATAGTGTTTCTACTTTAGAACAAATTACTTCTTTTATAGAGATGCTTTTGCGTTACCCAATTCATAGAATTTCCTCTATTTACTTATGGCCAAAAATCCTTACCAAGATTTGTGGAGGAAGATTGAGATTCCCAATTAGTGGTGGAGGTGCAATCGCTCCACATATTGATTCTTTCTTTGAAGCTTTAGGTGTTGAATTGTTAGTTGGTTATGGATTGACGGAAACTAGTCCAGTCCTAACTTGTAGAAGACCTTGGAGGAATATTCGTGGAGGTGCAGGTCAACCCTTGCCAGAGACTAAGATAAAAATTGTGGATCCAGAAACATTCCAAATAAAAAAGCTGCGTCAAAAAGGCTTGGTTTTTGCTCGTGGTCCTCAAATAATGTCTGGTTATTTAGGAAAAGAATCAGAATCGAAGAAGGTTTTAGATGCTTCTGGCTGGTTTAATACTGGAGATATAGGTATGTTGCTTGCTGATGGATCTTTAATCCTGACTGGAAGAGCAAAAGATACGATTGTGCTAAGTAGTGGAGAAAATATTGAGCCTGGCCCTTTGGAGGAATGCTTGATTGCAAGCCCATTGATTGAGCAGGCTTTGCTATTGGGTCAAGATCAAAAATATCTTGCTGCTTTGATTGTTCCAAGAATTGATCACGTAAAAGGATGGTTAGCAGAAAGGGGTGTAAATACACAAGTTGTTCTTGGGCTATCTCCTGAAAATCATGAATTAAGACAAGCTCTAAGATTGGAAATGAATAAAGTTTTAGCAAATCGTCTTGTGTCTAGAAGAGAAGAGAGATTATTTTCAATTGCTTTAGTAGAGCCATTTACAATAGAAAACGGCTTGTTAACGCAAACTCTTAAGCAAAAACGTGAAAAAATTATTCAACGTGATTTGAAACTGATAAATGAAATATATGGTTTGTAA
- the recO gene encoding DNA repair protein RecO, with protein sequence MSLNQRVKGLSLKVGPLGENDRLLTILSEENGISRLAIPGARKPKSRLGATSPFNFLDLHIVGKKNLRRVTQIRILKSYGNLGKSIETLSAAQAISELIMIMVGNEDPQKDLLKLVLIHLDRLNDLHKTEFDSLEALAISVQSCMHLLALGGYCLPLQNCCHSGSKLIPPIGEWSWKCSFIPEEGFAIGTIQNARMELNPSELALLQRLLLEKVPFHSNGKILGPKNVWLKLLQIVETWIETHLQRRVTSLEMMREVIISNDLNTK encoded by the coding sequence ATGAGTCTTAATCAAAGAGTGAAAGGACTATCTTTAAAAGTTGGACCTCTTGGGGAAAATGACAGGCTTTTAACCATACTTAGTGAAGAGAATGGAATATCTCGCCTTGCCATACCAGGAGCAAGAAAACCTAAAAGTAGGCTTGGAGCAACATCTCCTTTTAATTTTTTAGATTTACACATCGTAGGAAAAAAAAATCTTAGACGAGTTACACAAATAAGGATTCTTAAGAGTTATGGAAATCTTGGCAAAAGCATCGAAACACTTTCAGCGGCACAAGCAATTTCAGAGCTGATTATGATAATGGTTGGTAATGAAGATCCGCAAAAAGATTTACTTAAACTGGTTTTAATCCATTTAGATAGATTAAATGACTTGCATAAAACAGAATTTGATTCATTAGAAGCTTTAGCAATAAGTGTTCAATCGTGTATGCATTTATTGGCTTTAGGAGGATATTGCTTACCACTCCAAAACTGTTGTCATTCTGGATCGAAGCTAATACCCCCTATTGGAGAATGGAGCTGGAAGTGCAGCTTTATTCCCGAAGAAGGTTTTGCAATTGGAACGATCCAAAATGCAAGAATGGAGCTGAATCCATCTGAACTTGCTTTACTTCAAAGACTATTACTAGAAAAAGTACCATTTCACAGTAATGGAAAAATATTAGGTCCTAAAAATGTTTGGTTAAAGCTACTGCAAATTGTTGAAACCTGGATTGAAACACATTTACAAAGAAGAGTTACATCTCTTGAAATGATGAGAGAGGTAATAATCAGTAATGATCTAAATACTAAGTAG
- the queA gene encoding tRNA preQ1(34) S-adenosylmethionine ribosyltransferase-isomerase QueA, translating into MLDQKDNLLSSYNYDLPKDLIAQSPTKCRHDAKLMIVKEGLEDSLNLMHAKILDLKDSLKAGDLLVVNNTRVIKARIKIRLSGGGLGELLLMEPRENGQWLCLGRPARRMRRGDQLWLDKSQDNSLCLKVVDKDESTGGRIIQFPKEFTSRKEMASLLDLYGEVPLPPYIDKDKSCEHEERYQTRYASKPGAIAAPTAGLHLSDELIEILKIRGIRIAQITLHVGLGTFRTLENEDLSQLHLHSEWVEVTDETIRTINNCKEGGGKVFAVGTTSVRALEAAYLSGGGNLKPFEGKVNLVIKPGFKFCVIDGLLTNFHLPKSSLLLLVSALIGRKRMLKLYQNAISKKYRFFSYGDAMLITPESIV; encoded by the coding sequence GTGTTAGATCAAAAAGATAATCTTTTAAGCTCATATAACTATGATTTACCTAAAGATTTAATTGCTCAATCACCTACTAAGTGTAGGCATGATGCAAAATTGATGATTGTTAAAGAAGGATTAGAGGATTCTTTAAATCTTATGCACGCAAAGATCTTGGACTTGAAAGATAGCTTGAAGGCTGGTGATCTTTTAGTTGTTAACAATACCCGTGTTATTAAGGCGAGAATAAAAATTCGATTATCAGGGGGAGGTTTAGGTGAATTGTTACTAATGGAACCTAGAGAAAATGGCCAATGGCTTTGTTTAGGTCGTCCTGCTAGGCGTATGAGAAGAGGTGATCAATTATGGCTGGATAAGTCTCAAGATAATTCTTTATGTTTAAAGGTTGTTGATAAAGATGAGAGTACAGGTGGAAGAATTATTCAATTCCCTAAAGAGTTTACTAGTAGGAAGGAAATGGCAAGTCTACTTGATTTGTATGGTGAAGTCCCATTACCTCCATATATAGATAAAGATAAATCTTGTGAGCATGAGGAAAGATATCAGACTAGATATGCTTCGAAGCCAGGTGCTATAGCTGCTCCCACAGCGGGTTTACATCTAAGTGATGAACTTATAGAAATTTTAAAAATCAGAGGTATTAGGATTGCACAAATTACCTTGCATGTTGGTCTAGGAACTTTTAGAACATTAGAGAATGAAGACCTATCTCAACTTCATTTACACAGTGAGTGGGTAGAGGTTACTGATGAGACCATAAGAACGATAAATAATTGCAAGGAAGGTGGGGGAAAAGTTTTTGCTGTTGGTACTACAAGTGTTAGAGCTCTTGAAGCTGCTTACCTTTCCGGTGGAGGCAACTTGAAACCATTTGAGGGAAAAGTGAACCTTGTGATTAAACCAGGATTTAAATTTTGCGTAATCGATGGATTGCTTACTAATTTCCACCTTCCTAAGAGCTCACTACTACTCTTGGTTAGTGCTCTTATTGGTCGAAAGCGTATGTTGAAGCTATATCAAAATGCGATTAGTAAAAAATATCGATTTTTCTCCTATGGAGACGCGATGTTGATAACACCGGAGTCAATTGTATAA
- the cysK gene encoding cysteine synthase A — protein sequence MSRIYEDNSFAIGHTPLVKLNSITKNANATVLAKIEGRNPAYSVKCRIGANMIWDAEKKGLLNKDKVIIEPTSGNTGIALAYTAAARGYKLILTMPESMSIERRRMMAVLGAELILTEAAKGMPGAIAKAKEIADSDPQKYFMPGQFDNPANPEIHFKTTGPEIWDDTDGQIDVLVSGVGTGGTITGISRYIKQEKNHSLLSVAVEPSHSPVITQTLNGEQVKPGPHKIQGIGAGFIPKNLDLSVVDQVEQVSNDESIAMALRLAQEEGLLVGISCGAAAAVAVRLAEKEEFAGKTIVVVLPDLAERYISSIMFENVPTGVIKEPLLA from the coding sequence ATGTCAAGAATCTATGAAGACAATAGTTTTGCTATTGGTCATACACCATTGGTCAAACTTAATTCGATCACAAAAAACGCAAACGCAACAGTACTTGCAAAGATAGAAGGCCGTAACCCTGCCTACAGTGTCAAATGCAGAATAGGAGCAAATATGATCTGGGATGCTGAAAAGAAAGGTTTACTAAATAAAGATAAAGTTATTATTGAACCAACATCTGGAAATACTGGAATAGCCCTTGCTTATACAGCCGCTGCTAGAGGTTACAAATTAATCCTCACGATGCCTGAGTCCATGTCAATTGAACGTAGGAGGATGATGGCTGTTCTTGGTGCTGAATTAATACTTACTGAAGCAGCAAAAGGGATGCCTGGCGCCATTGCAAAAGCGAAGGAAATAGCAGATAGCGATCCTCAAAAGTACTTCATGCCAGGACAATTTGATAATCCAGCTAACCCAGAAATACATTTTAAAACGACTGGTCCTGAAATTTGGGATGATACCGATGGACAAATTGATGTTTTAGTTTCTGGCGTAGGGACAGGTGGAACAATAACAGGTATTTCACGTTACATTAAGCAAGAAAAAAATCATTCATTATTATCTGTTGCCGTAGAGCCCAGTCATAGTCCAGTGATAACACAAACCCTCAATGGAGAACAAGTAAAGCCTGGTCCTCACAAAATCCAAGGTATTGGAGCTGGGTTTATTCCTAAAAACCTTGACTTATCGGTAGTTGATCAAGTTGAGCAAGTCTCTAATGATGAGTCTATTGCAATGGCATTGCGGTTAGCACAAGAAGAAGGTTTACTTGTTGGCATCTCATGTGGTGCAGCTGCCGCTGTAGCCGTAAGACTAGCCGAAAAAGAAGAATTCGCAGGAAAGACAATCGTTGTAGTTCTACCTGACCTTGCTGAAAGATATATTTCATCCATAATGTTTGAGAATGTTCCTACAGGAGTTATTAAAGAACCATTATTAGCCTAA
- a CDS encoding YlqD family protein — MDSISIKRSITVRAVVTPSWKEEAERELSNAISAIDQQLGELEKEGQQIVDGIRRQSSNPLDPRVQEQVTQVQNQVASKRTEFEEQKRNLLLQQSQVRELEMEQIVEQGQIDSFCDLKVGDNLVSKMGVSILVRDGLVEAIDQD; from the coding sequence GTGGACTCAATTTCTATAAAACGTTCAATAACGGTCAGAGCAGTTGTAACACCTTCATGGAAAGAGGAGGCTGAGAGAGAATTAAGTAATGCAATATCAGCAATAGATCAGCAACTTGGTGAATTAGAAAAAGAAGGACAACAAATTGTTGATGGTATTAGACGTCAGAGCTCTAATCCCCTTGACCCAAGAGTTCAAGAGCAAGTAACTCAAGTTCAGAACCAAGTTGCTTCTAAGAGAACAGAATTTGAAGAACAAAAAAGAAATCTTCTGTTACAGCAATCTCAAGTTCGTGAGTTAGAGATGGAACAAATTGTCGAGCAAGGACAAATTGACAGTTTTTGTGATTTAAAAGTTGGTGATAACTTAGTTAGTAAAATGGGAGTGAGTATTTTGGTAAGAGATGGCTTAGTAGAGGCAATTGATCAAGATTGA
- a CDS encoding PLP-dependent transferase — protein sequence MTERNLLNDPCWSAKDLGEPLPNRPHAVSVALPRWEDVIAYEEKIPACIDSLKAIYPRFGFNPFVAEVARKSLEFHGESQQSSWPYPNRASALNAQKYCHRKNSDCSSKIEDFLGISCLIVDQKSTPSAKAFWQHTGLGLSSREAAIALGREREPATSDGHCARGKIRNHLATIYNCDSSLIRLHRSGMAALTTILSAIKCIKGNSSTLQIGFPYVDVLKLPQIIFQGGDLIVKTTLSHIKEELDKKNPAALIIEIPSNPLLQCVDLISISKLAQDKNIPIIVDDTIGSSLNVHLTPYADVVFSSLTKSFAGRGDILAGSTVISPYSKWKKELAEIIPKVALSTLSDSDAIELEKTSRDVEDRLRRLNISCLKLKEKLETKKEISKVLHPQYCKNFNSLLKEGGGYGCLLSFELKGGIEESKRVYDSLRVSKGPSLGTNFTLVCPYVQLAHFKELKWAESCGVSEHLLRVSVGLENEDELWSRFNSVI from the coding sequence TTGACTGAAAGAAATTTACTCAATGATCCTTGCTGGAGTGCTAAAGATTTAGGAGAGCCTCTACCGAACAGGCCACATGCCGTATCTGTTGCATTACCCAGATGGGAAGATGTAATCGCCTACGAAGAGAAGATTCCAGCCTGTATAGATTCATTAAAAGCAATTTATCCTAGATTTGGGTTTAACCCTTTTGTTGCTGAGGTGGCTCGTAAATCACTTGAATTTCATGGTGAATCACAGCAGAGTAGTTGGCCTTATCCCAATAGAGCTTCTGCTTTGAATGCTCAAAAATATTGTCATCGAAAAAATTCTGATTGTTCTTCAAAAATAGAAGATTTTCTTGGTATTTCATGTTTAATTGTTGACCAAAAGAGTACTCCTTCAGCAAAAGCCTTCTGGCAACATACTGGTCTTGGATTATCATCACGCGAAGCTGCAATTGCCCTTGGAAGAGAGAGAGAACCCGCCACTTCAGATGGTCATTGCGCTCGAGGTAAAATCCGTAATCATTTAGCAACTATATATAATTGCGATAGCAGTCTCATACGACTACATCGATCAGGAATGGCTGCCTTAACGACTATTCTTTCAGCGATAAAATGTATCAAAGGAAATTCTTCGACGCTTCAAATAGGCTTCCCATATGTTGATGTGCTTAAACTCCCTCAAATTATTTTCCAAGGAGGCGATCTCATCGTCAAAACAACATTAAGTCATATAAAAGAAGAACTAGACAAAAAGAATCCAGCAGCATTAATCATAGAAATACCTAGTAATCCTCTATTGCAATGTGTTGACCTGATATCTATTTCAAAATTAGCGCAAGATAAAAACATCCCAATCATCGTTGACGACACCATCGGTTCATCTCTAAACGTTCATCTTACTCCTTATGCAGATGTGGTTTTTAGCTCACTTACAAAAAGTTTTGCTGGGAGAGGAGATATTCTTGCTGGCAGTACTGTCATAAGTCCTTACTCCAAATGGAAAAAGGAATTAGCTGAGATCATTCCAAAAGTTGCATTATCTACCCTATCTGATTCAGATGCTATCGAGCTTGAAAAAACTAGTCGAGACGTAGAGGATCGCTTAAGAAGGTTAAACATTTCTTGCTTAAAGCTGAAAGAAAAATTAGAAACAAAAAAAGAAATTTCAAAAGTGTTACATCCACAATATTGTAAAAATTTTAATTCGCTATTAAAAGAAGGAGGAGGTTATGGATGTCTATTATCGTTTGAACTTAAAGGAGGAATTGAAGAATCAAAAAGAGTTTATGATTCATTAAGAGTAAGCAAAGGACCAAGTTTAGGTACAAATTTTACATTGGTTTGTCCATATGTTCAGTTGGCTCACTTCAAAGAATTAAAATGGGCTGAAAGTTGCGGGGTCTCGGAACACTTATTAAGAGTGTCTGTAGGACTAGAAAATGAAGATGAATTATGGTCAAGATTTAATTCAGTAATATAA
- the deoC gene encoding deoxyribose-phosphate aldolase: MSKHSLEEAHANISNVIYQAVLNPHFDKEMLVQICDASKQNSFAGLCTSLSHLPFARERLGSKSTTKLISVIAFPFGFIPTFNKLKEAEYAIEKGAEELDLVPNYFALKEGNVELFAEEINLISELGIPVRVIIDATTLLNSSKLSIAIDALIDAGAIGIQIGNGFGPPITKNQTNHVSKIVKNRCSIKTVGGIKTFDQAIEIIEAGSTYIGTSFGFEISAEQKRKEE; this comes from the coding sequence ATGAGTAAACACAGCCTGGAAGAAGCTCATGCCAATATTTCTAATGTGATTTATCAAGCAGTCTTAAATCCTCATTTCGATAAAGAGATGCTTGTTCAAATTTGTGATGCTTCCAAGCAAAATAGCTTTGCAGGTTTATGCACCAGCCTTTCCCATTTACCATTTGCACGTGAAAGGTTAGGAAGCAAAAGTACTACAAAATTAATCTCAGTAATTGCCTTTCCTTTTGGTTTTATCCCAACTTTCAACAAACTAAAAGAAGCCGAGTATGCAATCGAGAAAGGAGCAGAAGAGTTAGATCTTGTTCCAAATTATTTTGCATTAAAAGAAGGAAATGTCGAACTTTTTGCTGAGGAAATAAATCTAATAAGTGAACTTGGTATTCCAGTAAGAGTAATAATTGATGCAACTACACTCTTAAATTCATCAAAACTTTCCATAGCAATAGATGCTTTAATTGATGCGGGAGCAATTGGAATTCAAATAGGTAATGGTTTTGGTCCACCTATCACCAAGAATCAAACTAATCATGTCTCTAAAATTGTTAAAAATCGCTGCTCAATTAAAACTGTTGGAGGTATTAAAACTTTTGATCAAGCAATAGAAATCATTGAAGCAGGATCAACATATATTGGTACAAGTTTTGGTTTTGAAATTAGCGCAGAACAAAAGAGAAAGGAGGAATGA
- the hpf gene encoding ribosome hibernation-promoting factor, HPF/YfiA family, whose product MKLLIHGRNLELTPSLRDYTKTKIDKATHNFQEMVQEADVHLSVARNPRVPQQTAEVTVFANGTVIRAQERSENLYSSIDLVANKLARQLRKYKERHNSHNVHNNQSTKSVQNEETQNFSSSDHSLIEGKEPHLPSPGVRRKYFDMDPMTIEQARVQLDLIDHDFYLFREEKGSALRVIYKRNHGGYGVIQEKI is encoded by the coding sequence ATGAAGCTTCTTATTCATGGACGCAATCTTGAATTAACTCCATCACTTCGTGATTACACCAAAACAAAAATTGATAAAGCAACTCACAATTTCCAAGAAATGGTGCAAGAAGCTGATGTCCACCTCTCAGTCGCTCGAAACCCTCGCGTGCCACAACAGACGGCTGAGGTGACTGTTTTTGCAAATGGAACAGTGATAAGAGCCCAAGAAAGAAGTGAAAATCTTTATTCAAGCATCGACTTAGTAGCAAATAAACTTGCACGACAATTACGTAAGTACAAAGAGCGACATAACAGTCATAATGTTCATAATAATCAGTCAACGAAATCAGTCCAAAACGAAGAAACTCAAAATTTTTCTTCCTCAGATCATTCACTCATTGAAGGTAAAGAGCCCCATCTACCTAGCCCAGGAGTAAGACGCAAATATTTTGATATGGATCCTATGACCATTGAGCAAGCAAGAGTCCAATTAGACCTGATTGATCATGATTTCTATCTATTTAGAGAGGAAAAAGGATCAGCTTTGCGAGTCATATACAAGAGAAATCATGGAGGATATGGCGTAATCCAAGAAAAAATTTAA
- the lipB gene encoding lipoyl(octanoyl) transferase LipB has translation MNKKLHSVSPESGPNSNLDLTPQLAQSSSAFLFEPKNIVPFETALGWQKNFQKSLIEEPFSPQAVWFLEHFSCFTIGRGSDMKNLLFDENKSPLPVFRIERGGEVTHHMPGQIVGYLVLNLSRHKKDLFWYLRELEQVLIDVLDLLGIEGKRIDGLTGVWCKDKKVGSIGIGCKRWVTQHGFSLNVDCDLIGFEKIIPCGLDKVKLGKLSDWIPGIKVCDVKPLLSESVKRRFKLNWENI, from the coding sequence ATGAATAAGAAGCTTCATTCTGTTTCGCCTGAATCAGGGCCTAATAGCAACTTAGATCTAACCCCTCAACTTGCACAATCTTCTTCCGCTTTTCTTTTTGAACCTAAAAATATTGTGCCATTTGAGACTGCGTTAGGTTGGCAGAAGAATTTTCAGAAAAGCCTTATTGAGGAACCGTTCTCACCACAAGCAGTATGGTTTCTTGAACATTTTTCTTGCTTCACTATCGGTCGAGGTAGCGACATGAAAAATTTGTTATTCGATGAAAATAAGTCTCCTTTACCCGTTTTTAGGATTGAAAGAGGAGGTGAAGTAACGCATCACATGCCTGGGCAGATCGTTGGATACTTGGTTTTGAATTTGAGTCGTCACAAAAAAGATTTATTTTGGTACTTGAGAGAATTGGAACAAGTGCTGATTGATGTTCTTGACTTATTGGGAATAGAAGGGAAGAGGATAGATGGCTTAACAGGAGTTTGGTGCAAAGACAAAAAAGTTGGTTCAATAGGAATTGGTTGCAAGAGATGGGTGACTCAACATGGATTCTCACTAAATGTAGATTGCGATCTTATTGGTTTTGAGAAGATAATTCCTTGTGGACTGGATAAAGTTAAATTAGGTAAATTGAGTGATTGGATTCCTGGCATCAAAGTCTGTGACGTTAAGCCTCTTTTAAGTGAATCTGTGAAAAGACGTTTTAAATTGAATTGGGAAAACATATAA
- a CDS encoding dihydrolipoamide acetyltransferase family protein — translation MATHDIFMPALSSTMTEGKIVEWLKKPGDKVERGESVLVVESDKADMDVESFQDGFLASIVMPAGSSAPVGETIGLIVETADEIAAAQANAPSPSPSPQSASQEKESSSPQVQEKQSSVDSPKATVITKTSPAPLVSEATVNQSQFLNDGRIVASPRAKKLASQMGIDLATVRGSGPHGRIQAEDVQSAKGQPISVPWIAESNAPAKIVSDMPRIEKKSVDSGKPPAPGKSFGSRGETIAFNTLQQAVNRNMEESLNTPCFRVGYSILTDELDDFYKQVKPNGVTMTALLAKAVGLTLARHPQVNAAFSSEGIAYPSQINVAVAVAMEDGGLITPVLQNADKTSLADLSLQWSDLVKRARSKQLEPQEYSSGTFTLSNLGMFGVDRFDAILPPGTGAILAVGASLPKVVASKDGSISIKKQMQVNLTADHRVIYGADGALFLKDLAYLIEKNSNNLLS, via the coding sequence ATGGCCACTCATGACATCTTTATGCCTGCTTTAAGTTCAACAATGACTGAGGGCAAAATAGTTGAGTGGCTAAAAAAACCAGGAGATAAAGTTGAAAGAGGTGAGTCAGTTTTGGTTGTTGAGTCAGATAAAGCTGATATGGATGTTGAGTCTTTCCAAGATGGCTTTCTTGCCTCGATTGTGATGCCCGCTGGAAGTTCTGCTCCTGTTGGAGAGACAATTGGATTGATTGTTGAGACAGCAGATGAGATCGCAGCGGCTCAAGCTAATGCACCTTCTCCTTCTCCTTCTCCTCAATCAGCTAGTCAAGAAAAAGAGAGTTCATCGCCTCAAGTTCAAGAAAAACAATCCTCTGTTGACTCTCCTAAAGCAACAGTAATTACAAAGACATCTCCTGCACCTCTTGTTTCAGAAGCCACTGTTAATCAGTCTCAGTTTTTAAATGATGGTCGAATAGTCGCCTCGCCAAGAGCAAAAAAACTTGCTTCTCAAATGGGAATCGATTTGGCAACTGTTAGGGGGTCAGGACCTCATGGACGGATACAAGCTGAGGATGTTCAAAGTGCAAAAGGGCAACCCATAAGCGTTCCTTGGATTGCTGAAAGTAATGCTCCAGCAAAAATTGTTTCTGACATGCCTCGCATAGAAAAAAAATCTGTTGACTCGGGTAAGCCACCTGCTCCAGGAAAAAGTTTTGGATCCAGAGGAGAAACAATTGCATTCAATACCCTTCAACAAGCTGTAAATCGGAACATGGAGGAAAGCTTAAATACTCCTTGTTTCAGAGTCGGTTATTCAATTCTTACTGATGAATTGGATGATTTTTATAAACAAGTTAAACCTAATGGAGTAACTATGACTGCTTTACTTGCTAAAGCTGTTGGTTTAACTCTTGCTAGACATCCCCAGGTGAATGCAGCTTTTAGTTCTGAGGGGATTGCCTATCCTTCACAAATAAATGTAGCCGTTGCAGTTGCGATGGAGGACGGAGGGTTGATAACTCCAGTTCTGCAAAATGCTGACAAGACAAGCCTTGCTGATTTATCCCTTCAATGGTCAGATCTTGTTAAGCGTGCTAGGAGTAAGCAATTAGAACCCCAAGAATATAGTAGCGGTACTTTTACGCTTTCTAACTTAGGCATGTTTGGGGTTGATCGCTTTGATGCAATTCTGCCTCCAGGGACAGGAGCAATTTTAGCTGTTGGAGCTTCCTTGCCTAAAGTTGTTGCTTCTAAAGATGGTTCAATCTCAATCAAAAAACAGATGCAAGTAAATCTTACAGCTGATCACAGGGTGATCTATGGTGCTGATGGAGCATTATTTCTGAAGGATTTGGCTTACCTAATTGAAAAAAATTCTAATAACCTTTTATCTTGA